A window of the Kosakonia radicincitans DSM 16656 genome harbors these coding sequences:
- a CDS encoding LysR substrate-binding domain-containing protein has translation MFQDKPVGYLYEVGIQGGIRRAADILGVNPSVISRQIAQLERALQLPLLERRGRNVVLTEAGRLLAEDYFASRQRREKLESQLKDLRHMRGGTISVRIGGGLITAFIEGVMREFAKSYPQVFVDIVVGSMQEMLNDIVSGEADMALAFGPIGTPELKRHSFQWGPICAVVSPQHPIAGRSSITIEELAEYPLIALTENFGLQRHMNAMFKSQGLQFHPAYRCNQFSTAMGMSQAGLGISFMTAYAAADPIRQGSLVAVPLDHPIASSAQCHLLRSSDRRFTPAAHHMWQLLRNAFSDK, from the coding sequence ATGTTTCAGGACAAACCGGTCGGTTATCTGTATGAAGTGGGCATCCAGGGTGGCATTCGCCGCGCGGCGGATATCCTCGGCGTTAACCCGTCGGTTATCAGCCGTCAGATAGCCCAACTGGAACGCGCGCTCCAGCTACCGTTGTTGGAGCGGCGTGGACGAAACGTGGTGCTGACGGAAGCCGGTCGCCTGCTGGCCGAGGACTATTTCGCCAGCCGCCAGCGGCGGGAGAAGCTGGAAAGCCAGCTAAAAGATCTGCGCCATATGCGCGGCGGCACGATTTCGGTCCGCATTGGCGGCGGGCTGATCACCGCCTTTATCGAAGGCGTGATGCGTGAATTCGCCAAATCTTATCCGCAGGTGTTTGTCGATATCGTGGTGGGCAGCATGCAGGAGATGCTCAACGATATTGTCAGCGGCGAAGCCGATATGGCGCTGGCATTCGGCCCGATCGGTACGCCAGAGCTCAAACGCCACAGCTTCCAGTGGGGGCCGATTTGCGCGGTCGTGTCGCCGCAGCATCCAATCGCCGGGCGCAGCAGTATCACCATTGAAGAGCTGGCGGAGTACCCGCTGATCGCGCTGACGGAAAACTTTGGCCTGCAACGCCATATGAATGCGATGTTTAAAAGCCAGGGGTTGCAGTTTCACCCGGCGTACCGCTGCAACCAGTTTTCCACCGCCATGGGCATGAGCCAGGCCGGGCTGGGTATTTCGTTTATGACCGCTTATGCCGCCGCCGATCCTATTCGCCAGGGCTCGCTGGTTGCCGTGCCGCTCGATCATCCGATTGCCAGCAGCGCGCAGTGCCATCTGCTGCGTAGCTCCGACCGCCGCTTTACCCCGGCAGCCCACCATATGTGGCAGCTACTGCGCAATGCGTTTAGCGACAAATAA
- a CDS encoding double-cubane-cluster-containing anaerobic reductase: MSLITALPDVFEQFSAARQKGFLTVMDLKEQGIPLVGTYCTFMPQEIAMAAGAVVVSLCSTNDETIEEAEKDLPRNLCPLIKSSYGFGKTDKCPYFYFSDLVVGETTCDGKKKMYEYMAEFKAVHVMQLPNSAADAASRALWKAEILRLQQVIEQRFGQPISEAALREAIALKNRERQALANFYRVGQLNPPALSGVDILKVVYGATFRFDKEALISELNAMAEQVRADWLAGKRLDARPRILITGCPIGGAAEKVVRAIEENGGWVVGYENCTGAKATERCVDESGDVYDALTDKYLAIGCSCISPNDERLKLLSQMVDEYQADGVIDVILQACHTYAVESLAIKRHVRQQHNIPYMAIETDYSTSDIGQLSTRVAAFIEML; the protein is encoded by the coding sequence ATGTCGCTTATCACCGCACTCCCGGATGTTTTCGAGCAATTCTCCGCCGCCCGCCAGAAAGGCTTTCTCACCGTGATGGATCTGAAAGAACAGGGCATTCCGCTGGTCGGCACCTACTGCACGTTTATGCCGCAAGAGATCGCCATGGCAGCCGGAGCGGTGGTGGTTTCGCTCTGTTCCACCAACGATGAAACCATCGAAGAAGCCGAAAAAGATCTGCCGCGCAACCTCTGCCCGTTAATCAAAAGCAGCTATGGCTTCGGTAAAACCGACAAATGTCCCTACTTCTACTTTTCCGATCTGGTAGTCGGCGAAACCACCTGCGACGGCAAGAAAAAAATGTACGAGTACATGGCCGAATTTAAAGCCGTACACGTGATGCAGCTGCCGAACAGCGCTGCGGATGCGGCCTCCCGCGCGCTATGGAAAGCGGAAATTTTGCGGTTACAGCAGGTTATCGAACAACGTTTTGGTCAGCCAATTAGCGAGGCCGCGCTGCGCGAGGCCATCGCGCTGAAAAACCGCGAACGCCAGGCGCTGGCGAACTTCTATCGCGTCGGGCAGCTTAATCCTCCTGCGCTTAGCGGCGTCGATATTTTGAAAGTGGTCTACGGCGCGACCTTCCGCTTCGATAAAGAGGCACTGATTAGCGAACTGAACGCGATGGCTGAACAGGTCAGAGCGGACTGGCTGGCCGGAAAACGCCTCGATGCCCGCCCGCGCATTTTGATCACCGGCTGCCCGATTGGCGGCGCGGCGGAAAAAGTGGTGCGCGCCATTGAAGAGAACGGCGGCTGGGTGGTTGGTTACGAAAACTGCACCGGAGCGAAAGCGACCGAACGCTGCGTTGACGAGAGCGGCGATGTCTATGATGCATTGACCGACAAATACCTGGCGATTGGCTGCTCATGCATCTCCCCCAACGACGAACGGCTGAAGCTACTCAGCCAGATGGTGGACGAGTACCAGGCCGATGGCGTGATCGATGTGATTTTGCAGGCCTGCCACACTTATGCGGTCGAATCGCTGGCGATCAAACGTCACGTACGCCAGCAGCACAACATTCCTTATATGGCGATTGAGACGGATTACTCGACATCCGACATCGGGCAGCTCAGCACCCGCGTCGCCGCGTTTATTGAGATGCTGTAA
- a CDS encoding AraC family transcriptional regulator, with product MSIIRDIQQTFRRLPGVELRSTWRSQQAYKRHSHPQLSIGAILDGQTRCVCHQQEYLLQAGDLMVIPALTPHSCNPLAGQPRSYHMLYLTQEARPQPALQVIRNPWLFHQYLQIVALIEHEKARELPAAIAHLLNALPANSNHPSALRTLSQQLQAALTDNLQSPPTLDALAYGFSLRKETLIRVFKQDTGLTPGSFLNIARVEFAKSRLRAGETLADVSYQSGFADQSHFHRTFVNYTAATPRQYARSISDNK from the coding sequence ATGTCGATCATCCGCGATATTCAACAAACGTTCCGCCGTCTGCCCGGCGTCGAGTTGCGCAGCACCTGGCGCAGCCAGCAGGCTTATAAACGCCACAGCCATCCGCAACTGTCGATTGGCGCGATACTCGATGGACAAACCCGCTGCGTCTGCCATCAGCAAGAATACCTGCTACAGGCGGGCGATCTGATGGTTATTCCGGCCTTAACGCCGCACAGCTGTAATCCGCTTGCCGGGCAACCACGCAGCTACCATATGCTGTATCTGACGCAGGAAGCTCGCCCTCAGCCCGCATTGCAGGTGATCCGCAACCCATGGCTTTTCCACCAGTATCTGCAAATTGTGGCGCTTATTGAGCATGAGAAAGCGCGGGAGTTACCGGCGGCCATCGCTCATCTGCTGAATGCGCTGCCCGCCAACAGCAATCATCCTTCCGCGCTGCGTACACTGAGCCAGCAATTGCAGGCCGCGTTAACCGATAACCTGCAATCGCCGCCGACGCTGGATGCGCTGGCGTACGGTTTTTCGCTGCGCAAAGAGACGCTGATCCGCGTTTTTAAGCAGGACACCGGCCTGACGCCCGGCAGCTTTCTGAATATCGCCCGCGTGGAGTTTGCCAAAAGCCGCCTGCGCGCCGGGGAAACGCTGGCCGACGTCAGTTACCAGAGCGGTTTTGCCGATCAGAGCCACTTTCACCGCACCTTTGTGAACTACACCGCCGCCACGCCGCGCCAGTACGCCCGATCAATATCCGACAATAAATAG
- a CDS encoding nucleoside recognition domain-containing protein, with protein sequence MSESKTLEQPANEEANEWKVGPGAWISLIIVLLVFSGFFFKVDGMAWLGAFDFTTLGGSFGTMKSPETSTFIGSGGISAKAGFLFALSLVPTVMLALGLLEIFTHYGAIRAAHKLLTPLLKPLLGIPGYTGLALITDLQSTDAGAALTKELYDSGKIARKDVVIMGAWQYSGAGLINNYFSIGSAMFASLTIPIIIPLVLMFVLKFVGAAVVRLTLNTVYKRDFDHE encoded by the coding sequence ATGAGCGAATCTAAAACGCTGGAGCAACCGGCAAACGAAGAAGCAAACGAGTGGAAAGTGGGGCCGGGTGCCTGGATCTCCTTGATCATTGTGCTGCTGGTTTTTTCCGGTTTCTTTTTTAAAGTGGACGGTATGGCGTGGCTGGGCGCCTTCGACTTCACCACGCTGGGCGGTAGTTTTGGCACCATGAAGTCGCCGGAAACCAGCACCTTTATCGGCAGCGGCGGCATCAGCGCCAAAGCGGGTTTCTTGTTTGCGCTGTCGCTGGTGCCAACGGTTATGCTGGCGCTGGGGCTGCTGGAGATTTTTACCCACTATGGTGCTATTCGCGCGGCGCACAAGTTACTGACGCCGCTGCTGAAACCGCTGCTGGGTATTCCGGGCTACACCGGGTTGGCGTTGATCACTGACCTGCAAAGTACCGATGCCGGTGCGGCGCTCACCAAAGAGCTGTATGACAGCGGAAAAATTGCCCGTAAGGACGTGGTAATTATGGGCGCGTGGCAATATTCCGGTGCCGGATTAATTAATAATTACTTCTCGATTGGATCGGCGATGTTTGCCTCATTAACCATTCCGATCATTATTCCGCTGGTCTTAATGTTTGTCCTGAAATTCGTTGGCGCCGCCGTGGTTCGCCTGACATTAAATACTGTCTATAAGAGAGATTTCGACCATGAATAA
- a CDS encoding VOC family protein — MQQTVRGIDHIGITVQDIEEATQFLTQALGAELIYQSVSPEDKDLDNDAQQKTLGLVPGTVVKAVRMLKLAHGPGIELFEMQGPSQREAQRANDFGLQHFAVYSDDIERALQRFRAAGGEVFTAPQPLSFATEKGEGNVFCYGRTPWGSIVEFISRPSPMPYERETPLRRWKP, encoded by the coding sequence ATGCAGCAGACCGTTCGCGGGATCGATCATATTGGTATTACCGTGCAGGATATCGAAGAGGCCACGCAATTTCTCACCCAGGCGCTGGGCGCCGAACTGATTTATCAGTCCGTTTCGCCGGAAGATAAAGATCTTGATAACGATGCGCAGCAGAAGACGTTAGGCCTGGTGCCGGGTACGGTGGTGAAAGCGGTGAGGATGTTGAAACTCGCGCATGGCCCCGGCATTGAGCTGTTTGAAATGCAGGGACCATCACAGCGGGAAGCGCAGCGGGCAAATGATTTTGGCCTGCAGCACTTTGCGGTTTACAGCGACGATATTGAACGCGCGTTACAGCGTTTTCGCGCGGCGGGCGGCGAAGTGTTTACCGCGCCGCAGCCGCTGAGTTTTGCCACCGAAAAAGGCGAGGGTAATGTGTTTTGCTACGGCCGTACGCCGTGGGGCAGCATCGTCGAGTTTATCTCCCGGCCCTCGCCGATGCCCTATGAGCGCGAAACGCCACTGCGCCGCTGGAAGCCCTGA
- a CDS encoding DUF3343 domain-containing protein — protein MNEYLLLFHNTPGVLQTRKAMQAAGMTFRVQDIPRQLRGGCGLCIRFHCQPGEENQWIIPGVTQAVYRCEGESFTPVV, from the coding sequence ATGAACGAATATCTGCTGCTGTTTCACAATACGCCCGGCGTGCTGCAAACCCGCAAAGCGATGCAGGCCGCAGGCATGACATTTCGGGTGCAGGATATTCCCCGCCAGTTACGCGGCGGATGTGGGTTGTGCATCCGTTTTCACTGCCAGCCCGGCGAGGAAAATCAGTGGATCATCCCCGGCGTGACGCAGGCGGTTTATCGCTGCGAAGGCGAGAGTTTCACGCCGGTGGTGTAA
- a CDS encoding M20 peptidase aminoacylase family protein: MSRTLEHFNYLHQIPELGFEEYKTSAYIAGVLEAAGYQVTRQVNNTTGIVAVLDSGKPGPVLALRADMDALGHIINGEHVARHTCGHDGHSSVVLTTAQEVMAEGVVKKGKLKFIFQPAEELGTGAIALTEAGVLEDVDMLLGFHLRPLEECPMGQAVPAMYYSASATVEVMFHGKAAHAARPHLGVNALDAAAHAVQAVNGIHLAPSLTWSAKATRFLCDAGVTNSIPDKAQVCWDLRAAQNESMDTLKQQVLRAIESSAAAYGARAEIRILKEMPAAIIHDEATEVVSRAIRSVFGDAGLTEPKSTPGSEDFFHYLRLRPQVKGGFWGLGANLTPGLHHPEMHFDREALALGVKVFKACVQDVLG, encoded by the coding sequence GTGTCACGCACATTAGAACACTTTAATTACCTGCATCAGATCCCGGAGCTGGGATTCGAAGAGTACAAAACCTCTGCCTACATCGCAGGCGTACTGGAGGCGGCGGGCTACCAGGTCACGCGCCAGGTGAATAACACCACCGGCATCGTGGCCGTGCTGGACAGCGGTAAACCTGGTCCGGTGCTGGCGTTGCGCGCCGATATGGATGCGCTGGGACATATCATCAATGGCGAGCATGTCGCGCGCCACACCTGCGGCCACGATGGTCACTCTTCCGTGGTACTGACCACCGCCCAGGAAGTGATGGCGGAAGGGGTGGTGAAAAAGGGCAAGCTGAAGTTTATCTTCCAGCCGGCCGAAGAACTGGGCACCGGAGCGATCGCCCTCACCGAGGCTGGCGTGCTGGAAGATGTCGATATGCTGCTCGGCTTCCACCTGCGCCCGCTGGAAGAGTGCCCGATGGGGCAGGCTGTTCCGGCGATGTACTACTCGGCATCTGCCACTGTTGAAGTGATGTTCCACGGTAAAGCGGCGCACGCCGCGCGCCCGCATTTAGGGGTGAACGCGCTGGATGCCGCGGCGCACGCGGTACAGGCTGTGAATGGCATTCACCTTGCGCCGTCGCTGACCTGGAGCGCGAAAGCCACGCGTTTTCTCTGCGATGCCGGAGTAACAAACTCGATTCCCGATAAAGCGCAGGTGTGCTGGGATTTGCGTGCGGCGCAGAACGAATCCATGGATACACTCAAGCAACAGGTGCTGCGCGCCATTGAGAGCAGCGCCGCGGCGTATGGCGCACGCGCGGAGATCCGCATCCTGAAAGAGATGCCTGCCGCCATTATTCATGATGAGGCAACGGAAGTGGTTTCCCGCGCAATTCGTAGCGTGTTTGGCGATGCCGGGTTGACCGAACCGAAATCAACGCCAGGCAGTGAAGACTTCTTCCACTACCTGCGTCTGCGCCCGCAGGTGAAAGGCGGTTTCTGGGGGCTGGGCGCCAACCTGACGCCGGGGCTGCATCACCCGGAAATGCACTTTGACCGCGAAGCATTAGCGCTCGGCGTGAAAGTGTTTAAAGCCTGTGTGCAGGATGTGCTGGGCTGA
- a CDS encoding DUF445 domain-containing protein: protein MEKLAELKRAKRLALSLLLVAAATFITTLFLPPGFWVSGIKAIAEAAMVGALADWFAVVALFHRVPLPFISRHTAIIPRNKDRIGDNLGQFVQEKFLDTQSLVALIQRHQPAQMIGVWFSQPENAQRVGQHLLQVMSGFLEMADDSRIQRLLRRAVHKAIDKVDLTETSAIMLESLTRNNRHQKLLDTLIAQLIALLQRQSTRTFIARQVVHWLETDHPMKAKLLPTEWLGEQSADLVSEAVNSLLDDINEDRAHQIRQAFDRATIKLIANLKTDPEIAERADNIKEYLKNDEAFNRYVGEMWADLRGWMKADMQSTDSRMKKRISDAGLWFGETLLADGALRASLNEHLEQAAYRVAPDFAAFLTRHISDTVKSWDARDMSRQVELNIGKDLQFIRINGTLVGGCIGLILYLLSQLPTLLHFSPF from the coding sequence ATGGAAAAATTAGCCGAACTTAAGCGCGCCAAGCGTCTGGCGCTCTCGCTGTTGCTGGTTGCAGCCGCAACGTTTATCACTACGCTGTTCCTGCCGCCAGGGTTCTGGGTGAGCGGGATCAAAGCCATTGCTGAAGCGGCAATGGTAGGCGCGCTGGCGGACTGGTTTGCCGTGGTGGCGCTGTTTCATCGCGTACCGTTGCCGTTCATTTCCCGCCATACGGCGATCATCCCGCGCAATAAAGATCGAATCGGCGACAACCTTGGCCAGTTCGTGCAGGAGAAGTTTCTCGATACGCAGTCGCTGGTGGCACTGATCCAGCGCCACCAACCAGCGCAGATGATCGGCGTCTGGTTTAGCCAGCCGGAAAACGCGCAGCGCGTCGGCCAGCATCTGTTGCAGGTCATGAGCGGTTTTCTGGAAATGGCCGATGACTCCCGCATTCAGCGCCTGCTGCGCCGCGCGGTGCATAAAGCTATCGATAAAGTCGATCTGACCGAAACCAGCGCCATCATGCTGGAGAGCCTGACGCGCAACAATCGCCACCAGAAGCTGCTCGATACCTTAATCGCCCAGCTTATCGCCCTCCTGCAGCGGCAGAGCACCCGCACCTTTATTGCCCGCCAGGTTGTGCACTGGCTGGAGACCGATCACCCGATGAAAGCAAAGCTGCTGCCAACGGAATGGCTCGGCGAGCAGAGCGCGGATCTGGTCTCCGAGGCGGTGAATTCTCTGCTGGATGATATTAACGAAGACCGCGCGCATCAGATCCGCCAGGCTTTTGATCGCGCAACCATCAAGCTGATCGCCAATCTGAAAACCGATCCGGAAATCGCCGAGCGCGCAGACAACATCAAAGAATATCTGAAGAATGACGAAGCCTTTAATCGCTATGTCGGCGAGATGTGGGCGGATCTGCGCGGCTGGATGAAAGCGGATATGCAGTCCACTGATTCGCGCATGAAAAAGCGCATCAGCGATGCCGGGCTGTGGTTCGGCGAAACACTGCTGGCAGACGGCGCGCTGCGCGCCTCGCTGAATGAGCATCTGGAGCAGGCGGCATATCGCGTCGCGCCTGATTTTGCCGCTTTTTTAACGCGCCATATCAGCGACACGGTAAAAAGCTGGGACGCGCGGGACATGTCGCGCCAGGTGGAACTGAACATTGGCAAGGATCTGCAATTTATCCGCATCAACGGCACGCTGGTCGGCGGCTGCATTGGCCTGATCCTTTATCTGCTGTCACAGTTGCCCACGCTGCTGCACTTTTCTCCTTTTTGA
- a CDS encoding YjiG family protein, whose translation MNNTAKVSGNPFDIFVIGARKGFNIAINNLMPNVVMAYVIAEMLNLLGVMQIIGHLFAPLMGVFGLPGEAVTVLLTAWLSSSAGTGVAISLLSKGQLDVGQITILAPAIFLMGSQLQYMGRLLGVADVPKKYWPLLMAVSILNAIISMLIMRAIA comes from the coding sequence ATGAATAATACCGCCAAAGTCTCCGGCAACCCGTTTGATATTTTCGTTATCGGCGCACGTAAAGGTTTTAATATCGCCATTAATAACCTGATGCCGAATGTCGTAATGGCCTATGTGATTGCTGAAATGCTCAACTTACTGGGCGTGATGCAGATTATTGGTCATCTCTTCGCACCGCTGATGGGCGTGTTCGGCCTGCCGGGCGAAGCCGTGACCGTGCTGCTCACCGCCTGGCTCTCCTCTTCCGCTGGAACCGGCGTTGCTATCAGCCTGCTGAGTAAAGGTCAGCTTGATGTCGGGCAGATCACCATTCTCGCCCCGGCCATCTTTTTAATGGGTTCACAGCTACAGTATATGGGCCGCCTGCTGGGTGTGGCCGATGTCCCGAAGAAGTACTGGCCGTTACTGATGGCCGTCAGCATTCTTAACGCGATTATTTCTATGCTGATCATGCGCGCTATTGCCTGA
- a CDS encoding LysE family translocator yields the protein MESLFPSAFPALALAHFVALLSPGPDFFLLIGFAIRYRLRGSAGLCVGIATGNALYIVLVIMGARALRQFAPLFTAIELLGALYLLWIGTHLLRSRPQTLAITHTQQQRPSLRKQCLLGLGSALLNPKNALFYLALMTALLGPEVTLLQQSASGIWMVLVVLLWDLALVTLIGLPAVQQRLSRSICWIERSAGAVLIVFGVWILAGLLRDLLAI from the coding sequence ATGGAATCGCTGTTTCCCTCTGCTTTTCCCGCACTGGCGCTGGCGCATTTTGTCGCGCTGCTTAGCCCAGGTCCAGATTTCTTCCTGCTGATCGGCTTTGCCATTCGTTACCGCCTGCGCGGCAGCGCCGGGTTATGCGTCGGCATCGCCACCGGCAATGCACTCTATATTGTGCTGGTGATTATGGGTGCCAGAGCCCTGCGTCAATTCGCGCCGCTGTTCACCGCCATCGAACTGCTCGGTGCGCTCTATTTGCTGTGGATTGGCACCCATTTGCTGCGTAGCCGCCCGCAAACGCTGGCCATCACACACACGCAGCAGCAGCGCCCGTCGTTGCGAAAACAGTGCCTGCTCGGGCTCGGTTCCGCTTTGCTGAACCCGAAAAATGCGCTGTTTTATCTTGCGCTGATGACCGCACTGCTGGGGCCGGAGGTGACGCTGCTTCAGCAATCGGCAAGCGGCATCTGGATGGTGCTGGTGGTGCTGTTGTGGGATCTGGCGCTGGTCACGCTGATTGGCCTGCCCGCCGTGCAACAACGCCTGAGCCGCAGCATCTGCTGGATAGAACGCAGCGCTGGCGCAGTACTGATTGTGTTTGGGGTGTGGATCCTTGCTGGATTACTGCGGGATCTGCTTGCGATTTAA
- the yjiL gene encoding putative 2-hydroxyacyl-CoA dehydratase activator YjiL (YjiL, as found in Escherichia coli, is a homolog of the activator ATPases of enzymes such as lactoyl-CoA dehydratase, (R)-phenyllactate dehydratase, and 2-hydroxyisocaproyl-CoA dehydratase. The typical substrate of those enzymes is acyl-CoA with an OH at the beta-position. YjiL is the putative activator for the cognate protein YjiM, a putative 2-hydroxyacyl-CoA dehydratase with unknown specificity, encoded by the adjacent gene.), whose amino-acid sequence MALTIGIDSGSTTTKGILLEDDSIVRRFLCPTSFRPADSIIEAWETLRAGMAEKPFLTLTGYGRQLVDFADKQVTEISCHGLGARLLRSDTRTVIDIGGQDSKVIALDENGNLTDFLMNDKCAAGTGRFLDVISRTLGTQVEQLDAITDGVEPHPLTSMCTVFAESEVISLRSAGIAPEAILAGVINAMARRSAHFVARLSTQGPLLFTGGVSHCASFRRMLAGHLNSEVFTHDDAQYAGALGAALIGQRQGKR is encoded by the coding sequence GTGGCACTGACCATAGGCATTGATTCCGGTTCGACCACCACGAAAGGCATTCTGCTGGAGGACGACAGCATTGTGCGGCGCTTTCTCTGCCCGACCTCGTTTCGCCCTGCTGATTCGATTATCGAGGCCTGGGAAACATTGCGTGCCGGTATGGCGGAAAAACCTTTTTTGACGCTGACCGGTTACGGCCGGCAACTGGTGGATTTCGCCGACAAGCAGGTTACCGAGATCTCCTGTCACGGCCTCGGTGCGCGGCTGCTGCGATCGGATACCCGCACCGTTATCGATATCGGCGGCCAGGACAGCAAAGTAATCGCCCTCGATGAGAACGGAAATCTCACCGATTTTCTGATGAATGATAAATGCGCCGCCGGTACTGGCCGTTTTCTGGACGTTATCTCGCGTACGCTGGGCACCCAGGTGGAGCAACTGGATGCCATTACCGATGGCGTGGAGCCGCATCCACTCACCAGCATGTGTACGGTGTTTGCCGAATCGGAAGTGATCAGCCTGCGCTCGGCGGGCATCGCGCCGGAAGCGATCCTCGCCGGGGTAATCAACGCCATGGCACGGCGCAGCGCGCATTTTGTCGCGCGTCTCTCCACGCAAGGCCCGCTGCTGTTTACCGGCGGCGTCAGCCACTGCGCCAGCTTCCGCCGCATGCTGGCCGGGCACCTGAACAGCGAGGTGTTTACCCATGATGATGCGCAGTATGCGGGCGCGCTCGGCGCCGCGCTGATAGGTCAGCGGCAGGGAAAACGGTGA
- a CDS encoding DUF2955 domain-containing protein, protein MSINTLARVFTPHGNIVYTPNDFRQTLRIVFAGMIALSVSSFYNTQYGVFYVVYPVMLLSLVPVFNRHVAKQFIFSAVLNCIEMVFIIGYLSRWPVIMTLVVFGLYVMRFRFMSKGALFLFGSAGVVCQSTMLNFMSYPTSDWHTLLFSNIEASVMAVALSALMNYLIPDVEPRTRPPLIEKNAARVRHESLLSGTVATIIFVVFQISDLSDSLSALMAGILILFPMHYRGSVLSSLWRVVGVVISCLYILLVQLILYNHSSHMLLMMPLIGLGLAFSARLHVMEKVGAGVGFASVTTIGIMFGQNLHPDTDLVFSDLYRIVSVTVSLVATLTMVWLVHLILNRFEATRFVIEEQ, encoded by the coding sequence ATGTCTATTAACACGCTGGCGCGCGTATTTACGCCCCATGGCAATATCGTTTATACGCCGAATGATTTTCGCCAGACGCTGCGTATTGTCTTCGCCGGGATGATCGCCCTGAGCGTGTCGAGTTTTTACAACACGCAATATGGCGTGTTTTACGTGGTCTATCCGGTCATGTTGTTATCGCTGGTACCGGTGTTTAACCGCCACGTCGCAAAGCAATTTATCTTTAGCGCGGTGCTGAATTGCATCGAAATGGTGTTCATCATCGGCTATCTGTCGCGCTGGCCGGTGATTATGACGCTGGTGGTTTTCGGGCTGTACGTGATGCGTTTTCGCTTTATGAGCAAAGGCGCGCTGTTTCTGTTCGGTTCGGCGGGCGTGGTGTGCCAGAGCACGATGCTCAACTTTATGAGTTATCCCACCAGCGACTGGCACACGCTGCTGTTTTCCAATATTGAAGCCAGCGTGATGGCGGTGGCGCTGAGTGCGCTAATGAATTACCTGATCCCGGATGTGGAACCGCGCACGCGTCCGCCGTTGATTGAGAAAAACGCTGCCCGCGTGCGCCATGAATCGCTGCTTTCCGGCACCGTGGCGACAATCATTTTTGTTGTTTTTCAGATCAGCGACTTAAGCGATTCGCTGTCGGCGCTGATGGCGGGCATCTTGATCCTGTTCCCGATGCATTATCGCGGTTCGGTGCTCAGTTCGCTGTGGCGCGTGGTGGGCGTGGTGATCTCCTGCCTCTATATTCTGCTGGTCCAACTGATCCTTTATAACCACAGTAGCCATATGCTGCTGATGATGCCGCTGATTGGGCTGGGTCTGGCGTTCAGCGCCCGGTTGCATGTGATGGAAAAAGTCGGCGCAGGCGTGGGGTTCGCCAGCGTCACCACCATTGGCATTATGTTTGGTCAAAACCTCCATCCGGATACGGACCTGGTGTTCAGCGATCTCTACCGCATCGTGTCCGTCACCGTGTCGCTGGTGGCGACCTTAACCATGGTCTGGCTGGTGCACCTTATTTTGAACCGTTTCGAAGCAACACGGTTTGTGATTGAGGAGCAGTAA